One genomic window of Nocardioides daphniae includes the following:
- a CDS encoding thiolase family protein, translated as MPHTQGNSPRDAVIVDAVRTPVGRGKAGGALADVHPVDLLSQTLQALLARSPQVDPGTVDDVIIGCVSQVGEQSATPGRMAWLAAGFPAHVPATIDRKCGSSQQSVHFAAQAILSGEADIVVAGGVESMSRVVMGSARMGADPYGAGIAERFAPGLVSQGVASELVTAEWGLTRSELDEYAAQSHARAAAAQDAGAFEREIVPITTPQGEVTADETIRRGTTAEKLAGLKAVFEDDALSERFPHVTWSTTAGNSSQITDGASVLLVMSRAKAEELGLRPRARIHTMAVVGSDPLLMLTGPIPATEKVLARSGLTIDDIDHVEVNEAFAPVPLAWLKDCKGDPEKVNPRGGAIALGHPLGASGARLMTTMLHALEDNDQRFGLQLMCEAGGMANATIIERL; from the coding sequence ATGCCCCACACGCAAGGAAACAGCCCCCGTGACGCCGTGATCGTCGACGCCGTCCGTACGCCCGTCGGGCGCGGAAAGGCGGGCGGCGCCCTGGCCGACGTACATCCCGTCGACCTGCTGTCGCAGACCCTGCAGGCCCTGCTCGCCCGCTCCCCCCAGGTCGACCCCGGCACCGTCGACGACGTGATCATCGGCTGCGTGTCGCAGGTCGGCGAGCAGTCGGCCACCCCGGGGCGCATGGCCTGGCTCGCAGCGGGCTTCCCCGCCCACGTGCCGGCCACGATCGACCGCAAGTGCGGCTCCAGCCAGCAGTCGGTGCACTTCGCCGCGCAGGCGATCCTCTCCGGCGAGGCCGACATCGTCGTCGCCGGTGGTGTGGAGTCGATGAGCCGCGTCGTGATGGGCTCCGCCCGGATGGGCGCCGACCCCTACGGCGCCGGCATCGCCGAGCGCTTCGCCCCCGGGCTCGTCTCCCAGGGCGTGGCCTCCGAGCTGGTCACCGCCGAGTGGGGCCTCACCCGCTCCGAGCTCGACGAGTACGCCGCGCAGTCCCACGCCCGCGCGGCCGCCGCGCAGGACGCCGGGGCCTTCGAGCGCGAGATCGTGCCGATCACCACGCCGCAGGGGGAGGTCACCGCCGACGAGACGATCCGTCGCGGCACCACCGCCGAGAAGCTGGCCGGGCTCAAGGCCGTCTTCGAGGACGACGCCCTCTCCGAGCGCTTCCCCCACGTCACGTGGTCGACCACGGCCGGCAACTCCTCGCAGATCACCGACGGCGCGAGCGTTTTGCTGGTCATGTCGCGCGCGAAGGCCGAGGAGCTCGGCCTGCGCCCGCGCGCCCGGATCCACACCATGGCCGTCGTCGGCAGCGACCCGCTGCTGATGCTCACCGGCCCGATCCCGGCCACGGAGAAGGTGCTGGCCCGCTCCGGCCTGACCATCGACGACATCGACCACGTCGAGGTCAACGAGGCGTTCGCGCCGGTCCCCCTGGCCTGGCTCAAGGACTGCAAGGGCGACCCCGAGAAGGTCAACCCCCGCGGCGGCGCGATCGCGCTGGGCCACCCGCTCGGCGCCTCGGGCGCCCGGCTCATGACCACCATGCTGCACGCACTGGAGGACAACGACCAGCGCTTCGGCCTCCAGCTCATGTGCGAGGCGGGCGGCATGGCCAACGCCACGATCATCGAACGACTCTGA